In Cumulibacter manganitolerans, a single genomic region encodes these proteins:
- a CDS encoding aminoglycoside phosphotransferase family protein — MSSPPADVQITAEIVRGLLAQAPRYAGLPARFAAEGWDNEIWRLGADLALRLPRRREGAGLIEKENRWLPLLASRISLPVPQPLFAGRPDDRYPYPWAVTRWLPGSPASGLPPVERDGYADRLAKALRELHRAAPADAPVNPVRGGPLAERAPYARERFARLGTPAAPLGQALDDALEAPAYRGAPRWLHGDPHPFNTLVDGTRLSALIDFGDLGAGDPACDVGVGWLHFTPSGLRHFLDSYGAGPQLRRRARGCAAVYASFMLLLEAEHPLHGCGERALTTLRSDRARRGPHTGDARSSQNGYPRSERR; from the coding sequence GTGAGCAGCCCACCCGCCGACGTGCAGATCACGGCTGAGATCGTGCGGGGGCTGCTCGCGCAGGCGCCGCGGTACGCCGGGCTGCCCGCGCGATTCGCCGCCGAGGGCTGGGACAACGAGATCTGGCGGCTCGGTGCGGACCTCGCCTTGCGGCTCCCGCGGCGACGCGAGGGCGCGGGGCTGATCGAGAAGGAGAACCGCTGGCTGCCGCTGCTGGCGAGCCGGATCAGCCTGCCGGTTCCGCAGCCGCTGTTCGCCGGCCGGCCGGACGATCGCTACCCGTACCCGTGGGCGGTCACCCGCTGGCTGCCCGGCTCGCCCGCGTCGGGCCTGCCGCCGGTCGAGCGCGACGGCTACGCCGACCGGCTCGCGAAGGCGCTGCGCGAGCTGCACCGGGCCGCGCCCGCCGACGCGCCGGTGAACCCGGTGCGGGGCGGTCCGCTCGCCGAACGGGCGCCGTACGCGCGGGAGCGCTTCGCGCGCCTGGGCACGCCGGCCGCGCCGTTGGGGCAGGCGCTCGACGACGCGCTCGAGGCGCCGGCGTACCGCGGCGCTCCGCGGTGGCTGCACGGTGACCCGCACCCCTTCAACACGCTCGTGGACGGCACCCGGCTCAGCGCGCTGATCGACTTCGGCGACCTCGGCGCGGGCGATCCCGCCTGCGACGTCGGCGTCGGCTGGCTGCACTTCACCCCGAGTGGCCTGCGACACTTCCTGGACTCGTACGGAGCCGGCCCGCAGCTGCGTCGGCGGGCGCGCGGCTGCGCCGCGGTCTACGCGTCGTTCATGCTGCTGCTCGAGGCCGAGCATCCGCTGCACGGCTGCGGCGAGCGGGCCCTCACCACGCTGCGCTCCGACCGGGCCCGGCGCGGGCCGCACACCGGCGACGCGCGGTCGTCTCAAAACGGCTACCCGCGTTCCGAACGCCGGTGA
- a CDS encoding gamma-glutamyltransferase — MHADSPTRARLAPGVAAGHPATAATGIDVLEAGGNAVDVAVAMMLTSCVAETVYTGLGGGGFATVYDAASGEVACVDFFVAIPGLSGRPPGPTVPVTIRFGGQLLPYAIGAASAAVPGVPRGAAHLHERWGSLSWDAVCRPAIEAARHGVVLTREHKLTLDSIWPCMGMGFGDRVHRRPDGAIVTAGDTLRIPNLWKALERLRVDGPDAFYSGDVAHAMLHAFGRDGAIDPEDLAAYRVLDTVPRVSEVRGGRVHARGDDLDDLLGTLERLEASGSAGEAWSTPRAATALVGALRAGALRTETTNLVACDTDGNVCVITTSLGLGAGVWVPEYGLHPNSMLGEGELIRPGALPGSRMGSMMSPLIITDDDGPVLAAGAAGGSRIRSSLAQVLLGVLAGGRPVQEAISAPRLNPVDDLVRIEPGFAHEVIAELRAAGERLVVSEMRHPYFGGVSAISRTGAGADPRRGGVAVTLT; from the coding sequence ATGCATGCCGACTCGCCGACCCGCGCGCGCCTGGCCCCGGGCGTCGCTGCCGGGCATCCCGCGACGGCGGCCACCGGGATCGACGTCCTCGAGGCCGGCGGCAACGCGGTCGACGTCGCGGTGGCGATGATGCTGACGAGCTGCGTCGCCGAGACCGTCTACACCGGCCTGGGCGGGGGCGGCTTCGCGACCGTGTACGACGCTGCGTCCGGCGAGGTCGCCTGCGTGGACTTCTTCGTCGCCATTCCCGGGCTGTCGGGCCGTCCACCCGGCCCGACGGTCCCGGTGACGATCAGGTTCGGCGGCCAGCTGCTGCCGTACGCGATCGGTGCGGCGTCCGCGGCCGTACCCGGAGTGCCGCGCGGCGCGGCGCACCTTCACGAGCGCTGGGGATCGCTGTCGTGGGACGCCGTGTGCCGCCCGGCCATCGAGGCGGCCCGGCACGGGGTGGTCCTGACCCGAGAGCACAAGCTGACCCTGGACTCGATCTGGCCGTGCATGGGGATGGGCTTCGGCGACCGGGTGCATCGTCGGCCGGACGGCGCGATCGTGACCGCCGGCGACACGCTGCGCATCCCGAACCTCTGGAAGGCGCTGGAGAGACTGCGCGTCGACGGCCCGGACGCGTTCTACTCCGGCGACGTCGCGCACGCGATGCTGCACGCATTCGGCCGGGACGGCGCCATCGATCCCGAAGACCTCGCCGCCTACCGGGTGCTCGACACGGTCCCGCGGGTCAGCGAGGTCCGGGGCGGCCGGGTGCACGCCCGCGGTGACGATCTCGACGACCTGCTCGGCACCCTCGAACGCCTCGAGGCCTCCGGCAGCGCCGGGGAGGCGTGGAGCACGCCCCGGGCGGCGACGGCGCTCGTCGGTGCCCTCCGCGCCGGTGCGCTGCGCACCGAGACGACGAACCTGGTGGCCTGCGACACCGACGGCAACGTCTGCGTCATCACCACCAGCCTCGGGCTCGGGGCCGGGGTCTGGGTGCCCGAATACGGTCTGCACCCCAACTCGATGCTCGGCGAGGGAGAGCTGATCCGGCCGGGCGCGCTGCCCGGGTCGCGGATGGGCTCGATGATGTCGCCGCTGATCATCACCGACGACGACGGCCCCGTGCTCGCCGCCGGCGCGGCGGGCGGCAGCCGGATCCGCAGCTCGCTCGCCCAGGTCCTGCTGGGCGTGCTCGCCGGCGGCCGCCCGGTGCAGGAGGCGATCAGCGCGCCCCGGCTCAACCCCGTCGACGACCTGGTGCGTATCGAGCCGGGGTTCGCCCACGAGGTCATCGCCGAGCTCCGCGCGGCGGGGGAGCGGCTGGTCGTCTCGGAGATGCGCCATCCCTATTTCGGGGGCGTCTCCGCCATCTCCCGCACCGGGGCCGGGGCCGACCCGCGCCGCGGCGGCGTCGCGGTCACCCTCACCTGA
- a CDS encoding TM0106 family RecB-like putative nuclease: protein MALIRAGGVVLSPSDLTHSAECEFGWLRGIDVQLRRASRVEQADPLLRRIAALGDAHEARELDRLREAHTVVQIERPAPYTPESLQHAADRTRQALLDGAEVVAQGVLYDGAFGGMADFLVKDDDGRYQVWDAKLARRARVSAVLQIAAYADQLDRMGVPRADDGYLLLGDRTRHGQRLDDVIPVFHRRRDYLARLIDAHLAQPDAARWGDDRYRICGGCPVCESEVEAADDLLRVAGLTRRQRDRLRAGGIRTMTDLARSSRTVADLTERTWQRLRAQAAMQSGAVDGEVAYEIIDAAYLDQLPPPDPGDIFFDFEGDPLWTDADGLASGLEYLFGLVTLDEPDGAFTPFWAHDRVEERQALVEFFDFVAKGRAEHPGLHIYHYAPYEPTALKRLTARHMYGEDQLDDLLRAGVFVDLYAAVRQSVRVSAPSYSIKKLEPLYMGTRLRTEDGVTTAADSVLQYHEFTAARARGDEPEASRLLGEIGDYNEYDCVSTWKLRDWLLAHRSGAPIAAADDSPGEREPSRLDELQGLAERLLAPLPPDRADRDAEQRGIALLAAALGYFRREDKPMWWAYFDRGISPVDEWLDPRGTIVPESVEPVDDWAKATRRSSTFTRRLRLTGPLDPGTALGEGTKVALVYEDIPPVLTCDPGAHRAIAKEAKIVSLEPLADGRWAVTLDERTRKGQEPYPHLPMAAFQFDLIPAAPLEAAIRALAERALATGSLPRCPVGDVLARRPPRLRSGVLAAGGAGRSPSTDDLVATVRGLDDSYIAVQGPPGAGKTYLGSRVVAQLATSGWRVGVVAQSHDAVEHFLDKVVEAGVDAARVAKKPKDAAAVHRWTPLKDPKDIPGFLDAGAGGVVGGTAWNLAGLPEDSLDLLVIDEAGQFSLAHTVAASGAARRLLLLGDPQQLPQVSQGSHPEPINESALGWLAEGHDTLPAERGFFLGRSWRMHSALTEPVSALAYESRLRSQVDTTDVRELTGLDPGLHAVEVQHAGNSVVSVEEAEVVVGLVRRVLGSTWRGSPQDPPRPMTAGDVIVVAPYNAQVAAIRRALDDAGYRAAQVGTVDKFQGREAPVTIVSLAASSADDVPRGLEFLLDRRRLNVAISRAQWASFLVHSPALGDTFPTSVPALTQLGAFLRLVNR from the coding sequence ATGGCGCTGATCCGAGCCGGTGGAGTCGTGCTCAGCCCGAGCGACCTGACCCACTCGGCCGAGTGCGAGTTCGGCTGGCTGCGCGGCATCGACGTGCAGCTGCGCCGCGCCTCGCGCGTCGAGCAGGCCGATCCGCTGCTGCGCCGGATCGCCGCTCTCGGCGACGCCCACGAGGCCCGCGAGCTCGATCGCCTGCGGGAGGCCCACACCGTGGTGCAGATCGAGCGTCCCGCGCCGTACACCCCCGAGTCGCTGCAGCACGCTGCCGACCGCACGCGGCAGGCGCTGCTCGACGGCGCGGAGGTCGTCGCGCAGGGCGTGCTGTACGACGGTGCCTTCGGCGGCATGGCCGACTTCCTGGTGAAGGACGACGACGGCCGGTACCAGGTGTGGGACGCGAAGCTCGCGCGGCGGGCTCGGGTGTCGGCCGTGCTGCAGATCGCGGCGTACGCCGATCAGCTCGACCGGATGGGCGTCCCGCGGGCCGACGACGGCTACCTGCTGCTGGGTGATCGCACCCGCCACGGGCAGCGGCTGGACGACGTGATTCCGGTCTTCCACCGCCGTCGCGACTATCTGGCCCGGTTGATCGACGCGCACCTGGCGCAGCCGGACGCCGCCCGGTGGGGAGACGACCGCTACCGCATCTGCGGCGGTTGCCCGGTCTGCGAGAGCGAGGTCGAGGCGGCCGACGACCTGCTGCGGGTCGCCGGTCTCACCCGGCGGCAACGGGACCGGCTGCGGGCCGGCGGCATCCGCACGATGACGGACCTCGCGCGCTCGAGCCGCACCGTCGCGGACCTCACCGAGCGCACGTGGCAGCGCCTGCGGGCTCAGGCGGCGATGCAGTCCGGAGCGGTGGACGGAGAGGTCGCCTACGAGATCATCGACGCCGCGTACCTCGATCAGCTGCCGCCGCCGGACCCCGGCGACATCTTCTTCGACTTCGAGGGCGACCCGCTGTGGACCGACGCCGACGGTCTCGCGTCCGGCCTCGAGTACCTGTTCGGTCTGGTCACCCTCGACGAGCCGGACGGCGCTTTCACCCCGTTCTGGGCGCACGATCGGGTCGAGGAGCGTCAGGCGCTGGTCGAGTTCTTCGACTTCGTCGCCAAGGGTCGCGCCGAGCATCCGGGCTTGCACATCTACCACTACGCGCCGTACGAGCCGACGGCGCTCAAGCGGCTGACCGCGCGGCACATGTACGGCGAGGACCAGCTCGACGACCTGTTGCGCGCGGGCGTGTTCGTCGACCTGTACGCCGCCGTCCGCCAGTCGGTGCGGGTGTCCGCGCCGTCCTACAGCATCAAGAAGCTCGAGCCGCTGTACATGGGCACGCGGCTGCGCACCGAGGACGGCGTGACGACCGCCGCCGACTCCGTGCTGCAGTACCACGAGTTCACCGCCGCCCGCGCGCGTGGTGACGAGCCGGAGGCGAGCCGGCTGCTGGGCGAGATCGGCGACTACAACGAGTACGACTGCGTCTCGACCTGGAAGCTGCGCGACTGGCTGCTCGCCCATCGCTCCGGTGCGCCCATTGCGGCGGCCGACGACTCCCCCGGCGAGCGCGAGCCGTCGCGGCTGGACGAGCTGCAGGGCCTCGCCGAGCGGCTGCTCGCTCCCCTTCCACCCGACCGCGCCGACCGTGATGCGGAGCAGCGCGGCATCGCGCTGCTCGCGGCGGCCCTCGGCTACTTCCGGCGCGAGGACAAGCCGATGTGGTGGGCGTACTTCGACCGCGGGATCTCCCCCGTCGACGAGTGGCTCGACCCGCGCGGCACGATCGTGCCCGAGAGCGTCGAGCCCGTGGACGACTGGGCGAAGGCGACGCGACGGTCGAGCACCTTCACGCGGCGGCTGCGGCTGACCGGGCCGCTGGATCCGGGCACCGCTCTGGGCGAGGGCACGAAGGTGGCCCTCGTCTACGAGGACATCCCACCGGTGCTCACGTGCGATCCCGGCGCCCATCGCGCGATCGCGAAGGAGGCGAAGATCGTCTCGCTCGAGCCGCTCGCCGACGGTCGATGGGCCGTCACCCTGGACGAGCGGACGCGCAAGGGCCAGGAGCCGTATCCCCACCTGCCCATGGCCGCGTTCCAGTTCGACCTGATTCCGGCGGCGCCGCTGGAGGCCGCGATCCGGGCCCTCGCGGAGCGCGCCCTGGCTACCGGGTCGCTGCCGCGCTGTCCCGTCGGCGACGTCCTCGCGCGCCGCCCTCCCCGGCTGCGCTCCGGAGTGCTCGCTGCCGGCGGGGCGGGCCGGTCGCCCTCGACCGATGACCTGGTCGCGACCGTGCGCGGCCTCGATGACTCCTACATCGCCGTGCAGGGTCCTCCCGGCGCCGGCAAGACCTACCTCGGCTCGCGCGTGGTGGCCCAGCTCGCGACGAGCGGGTGGCGGGTAGGCGTGGTCGCCCAGTCCCACGACGCCGTCGAGCACTTCCTGGACAAGGTCGTCGAGGCGGGCGTCGACGCGGCCCGGGTCGCCAAGAAGCCCAAGGACGCCGCGGCCGTGCACCGTTGGACGCCGTTGAAGGACCCGAAGGACATCCCTGGCTTCCTCGACGCCGGCGCCGGTGGCGTGGTGGGCGGTACGGCGTGGAACCTCGCCGGCCTCCCGGAGGACAGCCTCGACCTGCTGGTGATCGACGAGGCGGGCCAGTTCTCGCTGGCCCACACCGTTGCCGCCTCCGGAGCGGCCCGGCGGCTGCTGCTGCTCGGCGATCCACAGCAGTTGCCCCAGGTCAGCCAGGGCAGCCACCCGGAGCCGATCAACGAGTCCGCGCTCGGCTGGCTCGCCGAGGGACACGACACGCTACCCGCGGAGCGCGGGTTCTTCCTGGGCCGGTCCTGGCGGATGCACAGCGCGTTGACCGAGCCGGTTTCCGCGCTCGCCTACGAGAGCCGGCTGCGGTCGCAGGTGGACACGACGGACGTCCGCGAGCTCACCGGCCTCGACCCGGGACTGCACGCGGTCGAGGTGCAGCATGCCGGGAACAGCGTCGTGTCGGTCGAGGAGGCCGAGGTGGTCGTCGGCCTGGTGCGGCGGGTGCTGGGGTCGACCTGGCGCGGGTCGCCGCAGGACCCGCCGCGGCCCATGACCGCAGGCGACGTCATCGTGGTGGCGCCCTACAACGCGCAGGTGGCGGCGATCCGGCGCGCGTTGGACGACGCCGGTTACCGGGCCGCCCAGGTCGGCACGGTCGACAAGTTCCAGGGCCGCGAAGCACCGGTCACCATCGTGTCGCTGGCTGCGTCGAGCGCCGACGACGTGCCGCGCGGGCTGGAGTTCCTGCTCGACCGGCGGCGGCTCAACGTGGCGATCTCTCGAGCCCAATGGGCGTCGTTCCTGGTGCACAGCCCGGCGCTCGGCGACACGTTTCCCACCAGCGTCCCGGCGTTGACGCAGCTCGGCGCCTTCCTGCGGCTGGTGAACCGGTAG
- a CDS encoding hemerythrin domain-containing protein, with protein sequence MCEYCGCRSVPLIGRFSEEHYRIVNLCGDLKRAIESGDGVLDAAKALDVVLFPHTEAEEVGLFRELRTDEVYTATIDSLCAEHEQLDEQLTRIAEGAHDEYEDFEKALRRHIDHEENGLFPAAVVSLDGPQWERILENTPNPA encoded by the coding sequence ATGTGTGAGTACTGCGGCTGTAGGTCCGTGCCGTTGATCGGCCGGTTCTCGGAGGAGCACTACCGGATCGTCAACCTCTGCGGCGACCTGAAGCGGGCGATCGAGTCCGGTGATGGCGTCCTCGACGCGGCCAAGGCACTGGACGTGGTGCTGTTCCCGCACACGGAGGCCGAGGAGGTCGGGCTGTTCCGCGAGCTGCGCACCGACGAGGTGTACACCGCGACCATCGACTCGCTGTGCGCCGAGCACGAGCAGCTCGACGAGCAGCTCACCCGGATCGCCGAGGGCGCCCACGACGAGTACGAAGACTTCGAGAAGGCGCTGCGGCGCCACATCGACCACGAGGAGAACGGGCTGTTCCCGGCGGCGGTCGTCTCGCTCGACGGACCGCAGTGGGAACGGATCCTGGAGAACACGCCGAATCCTGCGTAG
- a CDS encoding MarR family winged helix-turn-helix transcriptional regulator, translating into MEREWPTSLLMFVLYRATEDRIFDAVEDAGFSGLTRAQGRLLAGLDPDGTRLLVLADRARIAKQTAVSLVDRLEAAGIVERTPDPSDGRARLIKLTERGQRAIPVARTEEQRIDADWAQVLGERRMLELRRSLEDLWAAMEPAGVRSGHV; encoded by the coding sequence GTGGAGCGCGAGTGGCCGACGAGCCTGTTGATGTTCGTGCTGTACCGCGCGACCGAGGACCGCATCTTCGACGCGGTCGAGGATGCCGGCTTCAGCGGGCTCACCCGGGCGCAGGGCCGGTTGCTCGCCGGGCTCGATCCCGACGGGACGCGGCTGCTGGTGCTCGCCGATCGCGCCCGCATCGCGAAGCAGACGGCGGTCTCGCTGGTCGACCGGCTCGAGGCGGCGGGCATCGTCGAACGGACCCCCGATCCGAGTGACGGTCGCGCCCGGCTGATCAAGCTCACCGAACGCGGACAGCGGGCGATCCCCGTCGCGCGGACCGAGGAGCAGCGGATCGACGCCGACTGGGCCCAGGTGCTCGGAGAGCGACGCATGCTCGAGCTGCGGCGCTCGCTGGAGGACCTGTGGGCGGCCATGGAGCCGGCGGGCGTACGGTCGGGTCATGTGTGA
- a CDS encoding maleylpyruvate isomerase family mycothiol-dependent enzyme: MNDNEVWAAVDDRRAALADVLAGASPEQWRHPSLCEGWTVRDVAAHLTMPLLSTGELLRLAMRYPGSTNRLIRDGSIALAARYSTDEIVARLRRLVGYHKPFPGLTCREALIDVVGHTLDIAIPLGLPVQLPPEQVAEAARHVWSYGGSRKSKVFKKLPYGGLRLSATDTAWSVGEGASVEGSMTDLFLVLTGRPAGLPGLRGAGTAQLAAHAG; encoded by the coding sequence ATGAACGACAACGAGGTGTGGGCGGCGGTCGACGATCGCCGGGCCGCGCTGGCGGACGTGCTGGCGGGGGCGTCCCCGGAGCAGTGGCGCCATCCGTCGCTGTGCGAGGGATGGACCGTGCGCGACGTCGCCGCCCATCTGACGATGCCGTTGCTGTCCACCGGGGAGCTGCTCCGGCTCGCGATGCGCTACCCGGGGAGCACCAACCGGCTGATCCGCGACGGTTCCATCGCCTTGGCCGCGCGCTACAGCACCGACGAGATCGTCGCGCGACTGCGCAGGCTGGTCGGCTACCACAAGCCGTTTCCGGGGTTGACCTGCCGCGAGGCGCTGATCGACGTCGTGGGGCACACCCTGGACATCGCCATCCCGCTCGGGCTCCCGGTGCAGCTGCCGCCGGAGCAGGTGGCCGAGGCGGCACGCCACGTCTGGTCGTACGGCGGCAGCAGGAAGAGCAAGGTCTTCAAGAAGCTGCCGTACGGCGGGCTTCGCCTGTCCGCCACGGACACCGCGTGGTCGGTCGGCGAGGGCGCCTCGGTGGAGGGCAGCATGACGGACCTGTTCCTGGTGCTGACCGGCCGTCCCGCGGGGCTTCCCGGGCTGCGGGGAGCGGGCACCGCGCAGCTGGCCGCGCACGCCGGGTGA